Proteins encoded in a region of the Zea mays cultivar B73 chromosome 2, Zm-B73-REFERENCE-NAM-5.0, whole genome shotgun sequence genome:
- the LOC109944008 gene encoding transcription factor RAX2, which yields MGRAPCCDKNNVKKGPWSPEEDAKLKEFIEKHGTGGNWIALPQKAGLRRCGKSCRLRWLNYLRPNIKHGEFTETEDRVICSMYASIGSRWSIIASQLPGRTDNDIKNYWNTKLKKKLLGSSAAPHPHRAPRQQQQQQHHHHRPGLNLMLQQTLPSLPQLATYNSFFSGAGGGALHHDDPIIPALALPPPHQDYMLSPGGGAGLGIPTSLLHAQQQQQFQQQHQQHVVKEESGSMIVFGRDQQSCSSSDGGGAHSQHQPQYGNGHGKELSFDGYLFGYSNGGSGMEHDNCGRLMQQLQDAHQQQAHQHLVPVEYNYEEIKQLLMSTAAADTLHAAGSHDDDDDNGGIEGFGGSQGNKVTMM from the exons ATGGGGAGGGCTCCGTGCTGCGACAAGAACAATGTGAAGAAAGGGCCATGGTCTCCTGAGGAGGACGCCAAGCTCAAGGAGTTCATCGAGAAGCATGGCACCGGTGGGAATTGGATTGCTCTCCCTCAAAAAGCAG GGTTGAGGAGATGTGGCAAGAGCTGCAGACTTAGATGGTTAAACTACCTGAGGCCTAACATTAAGCACGGGGAGTTCACTGAGACCGAAGACAGGGTCATCTGCAGCATGTATGCAAGTATAGGAAGCAG GTGGTCGATCATCGCGTCGCAGCTGCCCGGGCGCACCGACAACGACATCAAGAACTATTGGAACACCAAGCTGAAGAAGAAGCTCCTCGGCTCCTCAGCCGCGCCACACCCTCACCGCGCAccacggcagcagcagcagcagcagcaccaccacCACCGGCCCGGCCTCAACCTGATGCTCCAACAAACGTTGCCCTCCTTACCCCAGCTGGCCACCTACAACAGCTTCTTCTCCGGCGCAGGCGGAGGAGCCCTCCACCACGACGACCCCATCATCCCCGCGCTAGCACTTCCGCCGCCACACCAGGACTACATGCTAAgccccggcggcggcgccggccTTGGCATCCCAACGTCACTGCTGCacgcgcagcagcagcagcagtttcagcagcagcaccagcagcATGTGGTGAAGGAGGAGAGCGGCAGCATGATCGTGTTCGGCAGGGACCAGCAGAGCTGCAGCTcgtcggacggcggcggcgcgcatAGCCAGCACCAGCCGCAGTACGGCAATGGCCATGGCAAGGAGCTGAGCTTCGACGGCTACTTGTTCGGCTACAGCAACGGCGGCAGCGGCATGGAGCACGACAACTGCGGCAGGCTGATGCAGCAGCTGCAGGACGCTCACCAGCAGCAAGCCCATCAGCATCTAGTGCCTGTGGAGTACAACTACGAGGAGATCAAGCAGCTGCTCATGAGCACAGCCGCCGCCGATACTCTGCACGCCGCCGGCagccacgacgacgacgacgacaacggcGGGATTGAAGGGTTCGGCGGCTCGCAAGGGAATAAGGTGACGATGATGTAA